Proteins encoded together in one Anas acuta chromosome 10, bAnaAcu1.1, whole genome shotgun sequence window:
- the EDC4 gene encoding enhancer of mRNA-decapping protein 4 isoform X2 — protein sequence MASSNSIDIEDATQHLRDILKLDRPGGSVNENQRPSNSYNGDLNGLLVPDPIVASDGPSLAKPVHRNVSLGALQEKQVICLSGDDSSTCTVISAKDVEIVASSDSSITSKARGSNKVKIQPVARYDWEQKYYYGNLIAVSNSYLAYALRAASNGSAMVRVLSISTAERTLLKGFTGGVADLAFAHLNSNQLACLDEAGNLFVWRLSMDKDKIQEEILVNIKRPDNTPLNTSRRIIWCPFIPDDNEENGEEGSQTLALLHEDRAEVWDLDIIRTNNSSWPVEVPNIKEGFIVVKGHSTYLSEGALSPDGTVLATASHDGFVKFWQIYIEVQDEPRCLHEWKPHDGRPLSCLLFCDNHKKQDPEVPFWRFLITGADQNRELKMWCTVSWTCLQTICFSPDIFSSMSILPSLKVCLDLSAEYLILSDVQRKVLYVMELMQNQEEGKAYFSSISEFLLTHPVLSFGIQAVSRCRLRHTEVLPAEEENDNLSVEGAQGAGAVESAAGVLIKLFCVHTKALQDVQIRFQPLHSPDMSASVPSHGSHEEFAFPDHIADLGTEGLGSEKGSVHGSQPDLRRIADLPVPADFLALSNDAKPKLMTPDAFMTPSASLQQITVSPGSSVSSLTAVTAMSSTSVTDASMSRPSEDLTVSPKMQLDTSLTLSSSSSSLQTSPRSHSVLIPGLPDKLTPKAPVPVTPGNSSLALELQEVEPLVVPQASPTRERSPDVISSASTAMSQDIPEIASETLQRSFAAAPSGLPAEVLEPNHHADSMASAASALHLLSPRNRHNSEHSHHSLDMPPVEVDRLNAPSLLETALTQENACSDSVVGQPWPAAPDITRETRNSMADSPRDEVEEKHKSSSYHRHSYHLLQHDSQDASAEQRDVNQSPRSSNNQVTPEFQDELMCILRSQQRELSELRQNQMELLQRLTDHLDAIQSSLMGHVERVIDSQQEQEQRRLDRALTEGQQRNGQLQEHLSQQLSQSLSTAVCNRLERTVREEMKKTVPQCISKSIDPVASQLSNTIATKLTAIEGTLKESITKLVKSKNLTDSIVRATADTLQGTIQSAYREAFQSVVLPAFEKSCQSMFQQINDTFKQGTQEYIQQLETHMKNKKAREQEARDPLLNQLRQLISTFQSTTEQLASTVTASIHAEVQHQLHIIVGNLQESILAQVQRVIKGEVSLAMKEQQAAVTSSIVQAMRSAAGTPIPSTHLDFQSQQTHILQLLQQGHLNQAFQQALTAADLNLVLYVCETVDTQQVFGQHPCPLSQPVLLSLIQQLSSDLGTRTELKLNYLEEAVMHLDHSDPITRDHMGSVMNQVRQKLLQFLQVEPHNTLSKPARRLMIMLQGLVTPGMT from the exons ATGGCCTCCTCCAACAGCATCGACATCGAGGACGCGACCCAGCACCTGCGGGACATCCTCAAGCTGGACCGGCCGGGAG GTTCGGTAAACGAGAACCAGAGACCATCAAATTCCTACAATGGAGACCTGAACGGACTGCTGGTGCCTGATCCCATCGTGGCCAGCGATGGACCTTCTTTGGCGAAACCGGTGCATCGCAACGTTTCTCTGGGAGCCTTACAGGAGAAGCAAGTCAT ctgcCTTTCTGGTGATGACAGCTCCACTTGCACAGTAATATCAGCAAAAGATGTGGAGATAGTGGCCAGCAGTGATTCCAGCATCACAAGTAAGGCCCGAGGAAGTAACAAG GTGAAAATACAGCCTGTTGCTAGATACGACTGGGAGCAGAAATACTACTACGGCAATCTGATAGCTGTTTCAAACTCTTACCTGGCTTATGCCCTTAGAG CTGCCAGTAATGGCTCCGCCATGGTGCGAGTGTTGAGCATCAGCACTGCTGAGAGGACCTTGCTGAAGGGATTCACGGGTGGCGTGGCAGACCTGGCTTTTGCTCATCTCAACTCCAACCAGCTGGCGTGCCTGGATGAGGCTGGCAACCTTTTTGTCTGGCGCCTGTCCATGGATAAAGACAAAATCCA AGAGGAGATCTTGGTGAACATCAAGCGGCCTGACAACACCCCACTGAACACCTCTCGGAGAATCATCTGGTGTCCTTTCATCCCAGATGATAATGAAGAGAATGGTGAAGAGGGAAGTCAAACGCTGGCATTGCTGCATGAGGACAGG gcagAGGTATGGGATTTGGACATTATCCGAACAAACAACAGCTCCTGGCCAGTGGAAGTGCCTAACATCAAAGAAGGCTTCATCGTAGTGAAAGGCCACAGCACG TACCTGAGCGAGGGAGCGCTTTCTCCAGATGGAACTGTGTTGGCCACAGCAAGTCATGATGGCTTTGTCAAATTCTGGCAGATCTATATTGAGGTGCAAGATGAGCCAAG GTGTCTTCATGAGTGGAAACCACATGATGGTAGGCCTCTTTCCTGCCTGCTCTTCTGTGACAACCATAAAAAACAAGACCCAGA GGTTCCTTTCTGGAGATTTCTCATCACAGGAGCAGATCAGAATAGAGAACTGAAGATGTGGTGCACTGTGTCTTGGACGTGTCTGCAGACTATCTG CTTTTCACCTGACATCTTCAGCTCCATGAGTATTCTTCCCAGCCTGAAAGTCTGCCTGGACCTCTCCGCTGAGTATCTGATACTGAGTGATGTGCAGAGAAAA GTCTTGTATGTGATGGAGCTGATGCAGAACCAAGAGGAAGGCAAAGCTTACTTCAGCTCCATCTCAGAGTTCCTCCTCACCCACCCAGTCCTGAGCTTTGGCATCCAGGCAGTGAGCCGCTGCCGGTTAAGGCACACTGAAGTGCTcccagcagaagaggaaaatgacAACTTGAGTGTAG aaggtgctcagggagcaggggctgttGAGTCAGCGGCAGGCGTGCTGATAAAACTCTTCTGTGTGCACACTAA ggcCCTACAGGATGTGCAGATTAGATTCCAGCCTCTCCATAGTCCTGATATGAGTGCATCTGTGCCTTCCCATGGCTCTCATGAAGAATTTG CCTTTCCAGACCACATAGCTGATCTAGGCACAGAAGGGCTGGGATCTGAAAAAGGATCTGTTCATGGCTCTCAACCAGACTTGCGACGTATTGCTGACCTGCCTGTACCAGCAGACTTCCTTGCTCTCTCAAATGATGCCAAACCAAAGTTGATGACTCCAGATGCATTCATGACACCGAGTGCATCTCTTCAACAG ATCACCGTATCTCCAGGCAGCAGCGTCAGTTCCCTGACTGCAGTCACAGCCATGAGTAGCACTTCTGTCACTGATGCCTCTATGTCCAG GCCATCAGAAGACTTGACTGTGAGCCCCAAGATGCAGCTGGACACCAGCCTCACGCtgagcagcagtagcagcagtcTCCAGACCAGTCCTAGGAGCCATTCAGTTCTTATCCCGGGCCTCCCTGACAAGCTAACACCAAAGGCACCTGTTCCA gtcACACCAGGAAATTCTTCTCTAGCACTGGAACTGCAGGAAGTGGAGCCCTTGGTGGTGCCCCAGGCTTCTCCCACCCGTGAGCGTTCGCCAGATGTCATTTCCTCGGCTTCCACAGCCATGTCCCAAGATATCCCCGAGATTGCTTCCGAGACCTTGCAACGCAGCTTCGCAGCTGCTCCATCTGGGCTCCCTGCGGAGGTGCTGGAGCCCAACCATCATGCAGACAGTATGGCATCTGCTGCCTCAGCCTTACATTTGCTGTCTCCGAGGAACCGGCACAATTCTGAGCATAGCCACCACTCCTTGGACATGCCTCCAGTGGAGGTAGACAGACTGAATGCTCCGTCGTTACTGGAGACTGCTTTAACTCAGGAAAATGCATGTTCTGACAGCGTTGTGGGTCAGCCAtggccagcagctcctgacaTAACCAGAGAGACTAGGAACAGCATGGCAGACAG CCCAAGGGATGAAGTTGAAGAAAAGCACAAGAGCTCTTCCTATCATCGACACAGCTACCACCTGCTGCAGCATGACAGCCAGGATGCTAGTGCAGAACAAAG GGATGTGAACCAGTCACCAAGATCATCCAACAACCAG GTGACACCGGAGTTCCAGGATGAGCTGATGTGTATATTGAGGAGCCAACAGCGGGAGCTCTCTGAGCTGCGCCAGAACCagatggagctgctgcagagacTCACTGATCACCTTGATGCCATTCAGAGCTCCCTCATGGGCCATGTGGAGAGGGTGATTGACtctcagcaggagcaggagc AGAGAAGACTGGACCGAGCACTGACGGAAGGACAGCAGCGCAATGGGCAGCTCCAGGAGCATCTGTCTCAGCAGCTCTCTCAGTCCCTTTCCACTGCTGTGTGTAACCGTCTGGAGAGGACCGTTCGTGAGGAGATGAAGAAGACAGTACCCCAGT GCATTTCCAAGAGCATAGACCCTGTTGCTAGCCAGCTGAGCAACACTATTGCCACCAAGCTCACGGCTATTGAAGGGACACTGAAGGAGAGCATCACCAAGCTAGTGAAATCAAAG AACCTTACAGATAGCATTGTGAGGGCAACAGCTGATACCCTGCAGGGGACAATCCAGTCGGCCTACAGGGAAGCGTTCCAGAGCGTGGTGTTACCAGCCTTTGAGAAGAGCTGCCAGTCCATGTTCCAGCAGATCAATGATACCTTCAAGCAGGGCACCCAGGAAT ACATCCAGCAGCTTGAGACTCACATGAAGAACAAGAAGGCACGAGAACAGGAGGCCCGGGACCCGTTGCTGAATCAGCTTCGACAGCTCATCAGCACCTTCCAGAGCACCACCGAGCAGCTGGCTTCCACTGTCACAGCCAGCATACACGCTGAGGTGCAGCATCAGCTGCATATTATCGTGGGCAA ccTGCAGGAGTCTATTTTGGCCCAGGTGCAGAGAGTCATTAAAGGAGAAGTGAGCCTGGCTATGAaggagcagcaagcagcagtgaCCTCAAGCATTGTCCAGGCAATGCGCTCAGCAGCAGGGACTCCGATCCCCTCTACTCACTTGGACTTCCAGTCTCAGCAAACTCAcatcctgcagcttctccagcagGGGCACCTCAACCAAGCTTTCCAGCAG GCTCTAACAGCAGCTGATCTCAATCTGGTCCTGTATGTTTGTGAGACAGTGGATACTCAGCAAGTATTTGGGCAGCACCCATGCCCGCTGTCCCAGCCGGTGCTGCTCTCTCTCATTCAGCAGCTCTCCTCGGATTTGGGTACTCGTACGGAACTGAAGCTGAA TTACCTAGAGGAAGCGGTGATGCACCTGGACCACAGCGACCCCATCACCCGAGACCACATGGGGTCAGTCATGAACCAGGTGCGGCAGAAGCTCTTACAGTTCCTGCAGGTGGAACCCCACAACACGCTGAGCAAGCCTGCCCGCCGCCTCATGATCATGCTTCAGGGCCTGGTCACTCCTGGCATGACCTAG
- the EDC4 gene encoding enhancer of mRNA-decapping protein 4 isoform X1, producing MASSNSIDIEDATQHLRDILKLDRPGGSVNENQRPSNSYNGDLNGLLVPDPIVASDGPSLAKPVHRNVSLGALQEKQVICLSGDDSSTCTVISAKDVEIVASSDSSITSKARGSNKVKIQPVARYDWEQKYYYGNLIAVSNSYLAYALRAASNGSAMVRVLSISTAERTLLKGFTGGVADLAFAHLNSNQLACLDEAGNLFVWRLSMDKDKIQEEILVNIKRPDNTPLNTSRRIIWCPFIPDDNEENGEEGSQTLALLHEDRAEVWDLDIIRTNNSSWPVEVPNIKEGFIVVKGHSTYLSEGALSPDGTVLATASHDGFVKFWQIYIEVQDEPRCLHEWKPHDGRPLSCLLFCDNHKKQDPEVPFWRFLITGADQNRELKMWCTVSWTCLQTICFSPDIFSSMSILPSLKVCLDLSAEYLILSDVQRKVLYVMELMQNQEEGKAYFSSISEFLLTHPVLSFGIQAVSRCRLRHTEVLPAEEENDNLSVEGAQGAGAVESAAGVLIKLFCVHTKALQDVQIRFQPLHSPDMSASVPSHGSHEEFAFPDHIADLGTEGLGSEKGSVHGSQPDLRRIADLPVPADFLALSNDAKPKLMTPDAFMTPSASLQQITVSPGSSVSSLTAVTAMSSTSVTDASMSRPSEDLTVSPKMQLDTSLTLSSSSSSLQTSPRSHSVLIPGLPDKLTPKAPVPVTPGNSSLALELQEVEPLVVPQASPTRERSPDVISSASTAMSQDIPEIASETLQRSFAAAPSGLPAEVLEPNHHADSMASAASALHLLSPRNRHNSEHSHHSLDMPPVEVDRLNAPSLLETALTQENACSDSVVGQPWPAAPDITRETRNSMADSPRDEVEEKHKSSSYHRHSYHLLQHDSQDASAEQSDHDDEVASLASTSGGFGAKASTQRLPVKDWKAKASPRASPKLKRKGKKDDGDVNQSPRSSNNQVTPEFQDELMCILRSQQRELSELRQNQMELLQRLTDHLDAIQSSLMGHVERVIDSQQEQEQRRLDRALTEGQQRNGQLQEHLSQQLSQSLSTAVCNRLERTVREEMKKTVPQCISKSIDPVASQLSNTIATKLTAIEGTLKESITKLVKSKNLTDSIVRATADTLQGTIQSAYREAFQSVVLPAFEKSCQSMFQQINDTFKQGTQEYIQQLETHMKNKKAREQEARDPLLNQLRQLISTFQSTTEQLASTVTASIHAEVQHQLHIIVGNLQESILAQVQRVIKGEVSLAMKEQQAAVTSSIVQAMRSAAGTPIPSTHLDFQSQQTHILQLLQQGHLNQAFQQALTAADLNLVLYVCETVDTQQVFGQHPCPLSQPVLLSLIQQLSSDLGTRTELKLNYLEEAVMHLDHSDPITRDHMGSVMNQVRQKLLQFLQVEPHNTLSKPARRLMIMLQGLVTPGMT from the exons ATGGCCTCCTCCAACAGCATCGACATCGAGGACGCGACCCAGCACCTGCGGGACATCCTCAAGCTGGACCGGCCGGGAG GTTCGGTAAACGAGAACCAGAGACCATCAAATTCCTACAATGGAGACCTGAACGGACTGCTGGTGCCTGATCCCATCGTGGCCAGCGATGGACCTTCTTTGGCGAAACCGGTGCATCGCAACGTTTCTCTGGGAGCCTTACAGGAGAAGCAAGTCAT ctgcCTTTCTGGTGATGACAGCTCCACTTGCACAGTAATATCAGCAAAAGATGTGGAGATAGTGGCCAGCAGTGATTCCAGCATCACAAGTAAGGCCCGAGGAAGTAACAAG GTGAAAATACAGCCTGTTGCTAGATACGACTGGGAGCAGAAATACTACTACGGCAATCTGATAGCTGTTTCAAACTCTTACCTGGCTTATGCCCTTAGAG CTGCCAGTAATGGCTCCGCCATGGTGCGAGTGTTGAGCATCAGCACTGCTGAGAGGACCTTGCTGAAGGGATTCACGGGTGGCGTGGCAGACCTGGCTTTTGCTCATCTCAACTCCAACCAGCTGGCGTGCCTGGATGAGGCTGGCAACCTTTTTGTCTGGCGCCTGTCCATGGATAAAGACAAAATCCA AGAGGAGATCTTGGTGAACATCAAGCGGCCTGACAACACCCCACTGAACACCTCTCGGAGAATCATCTGGTGTCCTTTCATCCCAGATGATAATGAAGAGAATGGTGAAGAGGGAAGTCAAACGCTGGCATTGCTGCATGAGGACAGG gcagAGGTATGGGATTTGGACATTATCCGAACAAACAACAGCTCCTGGCCAGTGGAAGTGCCTAACATCAAAGAAGGCTTCATCGTAGTGAAAGGCCACAGCACG TACCTGAGCGAGGGAGCGCTTTCTCCAGATGGAACTGTGTTGGCCACAGCAAGTCATGATGGCTTTGTCAAATTCTGGCAGATCTATATTGAGGTGCAAGATGAGCCAAG GTGTCTTCATGAGTGGAAACCACATGATGGTAGGCCTCTTTCCTGCCTGCTCTTCTGTGACAACCATAAAAAACAAGACCCAGA GGTTCCTTTCTGGAGATTTCTCATCACAGGAGCAGATCAGAATAGAGAACTGAAGATGTGGTGCACTGTGTCTTGGACGTGTCTGCAGACTATCTG CTTTTCACCTGACATCTTCAGCTCCATGAGTATTCTTCCCAGCCTGAAAGTCTGCCTGGACCTCTCCGCTGAGTATCTGATACTGAGTGATGTGCAGAGAAAA GTCTTGTATGTGATGGAGCTGATGCAGAACCAAGAGGAAGGCAAAGCTTACTTCAGCTCCATCTCAGAGTTCCTCCTCACCCACCCAGTCCTGAGCTTTGGCATCCAGGCAGTGAGCCGCTGCCGGTTAAGGCACACTGAAGTGCTcccagcagaagaggaaaatgacAACTTGAGTGTAG aaggtgctcagggagcaggggctgttGAGTCAGCGGCAGGCGTGCTGATAAAACTCTTCTGTGTGCACACTAA ggcCCTACAGGATGTGCAGATTAGATTCCAGCCTCTCCATAGTCCTGATATGAGTGCATCTGTGCCTTCCCATGGCTCTCATGAAGAATTTG CCTTTCCAGACCACATAGCTGATCTAGGCACAGAAGGGCTGGGATCTGAAAAAGGATCTGTTCATGGCTCTCAACCAGACTTGCGACGTATTGCTGACCTGCCTGTACCAGCAGACTTCCTTGCTCTCTCAAATGATGCCAAACCAAAGTTGATGACTCCAGATGCATTCATGACACCGAGTGCATCTCTTCAACAG ATCACCGTATCTCCAGGCAGCAGCGTCAGTTCCCTGACTGCAGTCACAGCCATGAGTAGCACTTCTGTCACTGATGCCTCTATGTCCAG GCCATCAGAAGACTTGACTGTGAGCCCCAAGATGCAGCTGGACACCAGCCTCACGCtgagcagcagtagcagcagtcTCCAGACCAGTCCTAGGAGCCATTCAGTTCTTATCCCGGGCCTCCCTGACAAGCTAACACCAAAGGCACCTGTTCCA gtcACACCAGGAAATTCTTCTCTAGCACTGGAACTGCAGGAAGTGGAGCCCTTGGTGGTGCCCCAGGCTTCTCCCACCCGTGAGCGTTCGCCAGATGTCATTTCCTCGGCTTCCACAGCCATGTCCCAAGATATCCCCGAGATTGCTTCCGAGACCTTGCAACGCAGCTTCGCAGCTGCTCCATCTGGGCTCCCTGCGGAGGTGCTGGAGCCCAACCATCATGCAGACAGTATGGCATCTGCTGCCTCAGCCTTACATTTGCTGTCTCCGAGGAACCGGCACAATTCTGAGCATAGCCACCACTCCTTGGACATGCCTCCAGTGGAGGTAGACAGACTGAATGCTCCGTCGTTACTGGAGACTGCTTTAACTCAGGAAAATGCATGTTCTGACAGCGTTGTGGGTCAGCCAtggccagcagctcctgacaTAACCAGAGAGACTAGGAACAGCATGGCAGACAG CCCAAGGGATGAAGTTGAAGAAAAGCACAAGAGCTCTTCCTATCATCGACACAGCTACCACCTGCTGCAGCATGACAGCCAGGATGCTAGTGCAGAACAAAG TGACCATGATGATGAAGTTGCAAGTTTGGCTTCTACGTCAGGTGGATTTGGTGCCAAAGCGTCTACGCAGAGGCTGCCTGTGAAGGACTGGAAAGCCAAGGCATCCCCTCGGGCTTCCCCAAAGCTAAAGCGGAAGGGCAAGAAAGATGACGG GGATGTGAACCAGTCACCAAGATCATCCAACAACCAG GTGACACCGGAGTTCCAGGATGAGCTGATGTGTATATTGAGGAGCCAACAGCGGGAGCTCTCTGAGCTGCGCCAGAACCagatggagctgctgcagagacTCACTGATCACCTTGATGCCATTCAGAGCTCCCTCATGGGCCATGTGGAGAGGGTGATTGACtctcagcaggagcaggagc AGAGAAGACTGGACCGAGCACTGACGGAAGGACAGCAGCGCAATGGGCAGCTCCAGGAGCATCTGTCTCAGCAGCTCTCTCAGTCCCTTTCCACTGCTGTGTGTAACCGTCTGGAGAGGACCGTTCGTGAGGAGATGAAGAAGACAGTACCCCAGT GCATTTCCAAGAGCATAGACCCTGTTGCTAGCCAGCTGAGCAACACTATTGCCACCAAGCTCACGGCTATTGAAGGGACACTGAAGGAGAGCATCACCAAGCTAGTGAAATCAAAG AACCTTACAGATAGCATTGTGAGGGCAACAGCTGATACCCTGCAGGGGACAATCCAGTCGGCCTACAGGGAAGCGTTCCAGAGCGTGGTGTTACCAGCCTTTGAGAAGAGCTGCCAGTCCATGTTCCAGCAGATCAATGATACCTTCAAGCAGGGCACCCAGGAAT ACATCCAGCAGCTTGAGACTCACATGAAGAACAAGAAGGCACGAGAACAGGAGGCCCGGGACCCGTTGCTGAATCAGCTTCGACAGCTCATCAGCACCTTCCAGAGCACCACCGAGCAGCTGGCTTCCACTGTCACAGCCAGCATACACGCTGAGGTGCAGCATCAGCTGCATATTATCGTGGGCAA ccTGCAGGAGTCTATTTTGGCCCAGGTGCAGAGAGTCATTAAAGGAGAAGTGAGCCTGGCTATGAaggagcagcaagcagcagtgaCCTCAAGCATTGTCCAGGCAATGCGCTCAGCAGCAGGGACTCCGATCCCCTCTACTCACTTGGACTTCCAGTCTCAGCAAACTCAcatcctgcagcttctccagcagGGGCACCTCAACCAAGCTTTCCAGCAG GCTCTAACAGCAGCTGATCTCAATCTGGTCCTGTATGTTTGTGAGACAGTGGATACTCAGCAAGTATTTGGGCAGCACCCATGCCCGCTGTCCCAGCCGGTGCTGCTCTCTCTCATTCAGCAGCTCTCCTCGGATTTGGGTACTCGTACGGAACTGAAGCTGAA TTACCTAGAGGAAGCGGTGATGCACCTGGACCACAGCGACCCCATCACCCGAGACCACATGGGGTCAGTCATGAACCAGGTGCGGCAGAAGCTCTTACAGTTCCTGCAGGTGGAACCCCACAACACGCTGAGCAAGCCTGCCCGCCGCCTCATGATCATGCTTCAGGGCCTGGTCACTCCTGGCATGACCTAG